Proteins co-encoded in one Juglans regia cultivar Chandler chromosome 16, Walnut 2.0, whole genome shotgun sequence genomic window:
- the LOC108995495 gene encoding protein PLANT CADMIUM RESISTANCE 7-like: MYSTISDGYEKYSDPPPSYSKDTATGVPVSSDASLYYESSKPAVFQIQSKPRIPWSSGLCGCFSDLKTCLVTCVCPCITFGQIAEIVDKGSTSCGASGALYALVCCVIGCPCLYSCFYRAKMRQQYVLRQTPCWDCLVHCFCECCALCQEHRELKTRGFDMTIGWHGNVEQRNRAAAAMAPVEVEGSMSR, translated from the exons ATGAGAAGTACTCCGACCCGCCGCCTTCATACTCCAAGGACACCGCCACCGGCGTTCCGGTCAGCTCCGACGCCAGCCTGTATTATGAGTCTTCCAAGCCAGCTGTGTTTCAGATTCAGTCTAAACCTCGGATCCCCTGGTCCTCCGGCCTCTGTGGATGTTTCTCCGACCTCAAAACTT GCTTGGTGACATGTGTGTGTCCCTGCATTACCTTTGGTCAGATTGCAGAGATTGTGGACAAAGGATCAACAT CTTGTGGTGCTAGTGGGGCGTTGTACGCACTGGTATGCTGTGTGATAGGGTGTCCATGCCTTTACTCCTGCTTCTACCGCGCAAAAATGAGGCAGCAGTACGTGCTGCGGCAGACCCCTTGCTGGGATTGCTTGGTTCATTGCTTCTGCGAGTGTTGTGCCCTCTGCCAAGAGCATCGTGAGCTTAAAACCCGCGGTTTTGACATGACTATCG GATGGCATGGAAATGTGGAGCAACGTAATCGCGCAGCGGCCGCGATGGCTCCGGTGGAGGTGGAAGGAAGCATGAGTCGATAG
- the LOC108995503 gene encoding glucan endo-1,3-beta-glucosidase 3 has protein sequence MATVLLLFLLAVSVVSADEDAFIGVNIGTDLSDMPSPTQVVALLKAQSIRHIRLYDADRAMLLALANTGIQVTVSVPNEQLLGIGQSNATAANWVARNVIAHVPATNITAIAVGSEVLTALPNAAPVLVSALKFIHSALVASNLDSQIKVSTPHSSSIILDSFPPSQAFFNRSWDPVMVPLLKFLQSTGSYLMLNVYPYYDYMQSNGVIPLDYALFRPLPPNKEAVDANTLLHYTNVFDAVVDAAYFAMSYANVTNVPIVVTESGWPSKGDTSEPDATLENANTYNSNLIRHVLNNTGTPKHPGIAVSTYIYELYNEDLRPSSVSEKNWGLFDANGVPIYILHLTGAGTVLANDTTNQTFCVAKRGADSKMLQAALDWACGPGKVDCSPLLQGQSCYDPNTVVAHATYAFNAYFQHMAKSSGTCDFKGVATITTTDPSHGSCRFPGSAGKNGTLVNDTSLAPSSNSTSSGCLSLYFGGDGSFTNSVIIGVLLFSVVLL, from the exons ATGGCTACTGTCTTGCTCTTATTCCTTCTAGCAGTGTCAGTAGTTTCTGCTGATGAAG ATGCCTTCATTGGAGTAAATATCGGTACAGACCTCTCCGACATGCCAAGCCCAACTCAGGTGGTGGCCCTTCTTAAAGCTCAGAGTATTAGACATATCAGGCTCTATGATGCTGACCGAGCCATGCTCCTTGCCCTTGCTAACACAGGCATCCAGGTGACTGTTTCTGTTCCAAATGAGCAGCTCCTTGGGATAGGCCAGTCCAATGCCACTGCGGCCAACTGGGTTGCTCGCAATGTCATTGCCCATGTTCCTGCCACCAACATTACAGCGATAGCCGTTGGGTCTGAAGTCTTAACAGCCCTCCCAAATGCTGCTCCAGTGCTAGTCTCTGCATTGAAATTTATCCACTCTGCCCTCGTTGCCTCTAATCTTGATAGCCAAATCAAAGTCTCCACTCCACACTCTTCTTCCATTATCCTTGACTCCTTCCCACCTTCCCAAGCCTTCTTTAACCGCTCATGGGATCCAGTCATGGTTCCCTTGCTCAAATTTTTGCAATCTACAGGGTCGTACCTTATGCTTAATGTGTATCCATATTACGATTATATGCAATCCAATGGAGTGATCCCATTGGACTATGCACTGTTCCGCCCCCTTCCTCCAAACAAGGAAGCTGTGGATGCCAACACCCTCCTGCATTATACTAATGTCTTTGATGCTGTTGTCGACGCGGCTTATTTTGCAATGTCCTATGCGAATGTCACCAATGTGCCCATTGTAGTTACTGAGTCAGGCTGGCCATCCAAGGGTGACACATCTGAGCCAGATGCAACACTTGAAAATGCTAACACTTACAACAGTAACTTAATCAGACATGTACTTAACAATACGGGGACTCCTAAGCATCCTGGGATTGCAGTTAGTACTTACATTTATGAGCTTTATAACGAGGATTTGAGACCTAGCTCTGTCTCTGAAAAGAACTGGGGCCTTTTTGATGCTAATGGAGTGCCGATTTATATCTTGCACTTGACTGGTGCGGGTACTGTTTTGGCCAATGACACCACGAACCAAACCTTCTGTGTTGCAAAGAGAGGTGCTGATTCAAAGATGCTTCAGGCAGCATTGGATTGGGCTTGTGGTCCAGGAAAGGTGGATTGTTCCCCTTTGTTACAGGGGCAATCATGTTATGATCCCAATACTGTGGTGGCACATGCAACTTATGCTTTCAATGCATACTTTCAGCATATGGCTAAATCATCTGGGACCTGTGATTTTAAAGGGGTGGCTACCATCACTACAACAGATCCAA GTCATGGTTCTTGTAGATTTCCAGGAAG TGCTGGAAAAAATGGCACTTTGGTAAATGACACATCACTGGCTCCATCTTCAAATTCTACAAGCTCGGGCTGCCTCTCACTATATTTCGGTGGTGATGGTTCTTTCACGAACTCTGTGATCATAGGCGTTTTACTTTTTAGTGTAGTTTTATTGTGA
- the LOC108995505 gene encoding dynein light chain 1, cytoplasmic-like — protein sequence MEGAEEELERRSKFLDSLIKKKKAIEQQEQHDCLNVRVRASDMPLPLQNRAFRCARDQLDSMPGKLDSKRLALALKKEFDSWYGLAWHCIVGTSFGSYVTHSSGGFLYFSIDKVYILLFRTTVEPLDH from the exons atggaGGGAGCAGAGGAAGAGCTGGAGAGGAGGAGCAAGTTCCTCGACAGTTTgattaagaagaagaaagcgATTGAACAGCAAGAGCAGCATGACTGTCTCAACGTGCGTGTCAGAGCCTCTGACATGCCCCTTCCTTTGCAGAACCGTGCCTTTCGCTGCGCACGTGACCAACTCGACTCCATGCCCGGCAAGCTTGACAGTAAACGCCTCGCCCTCGCGCTTAAGAAG GAATTTGATTCTTGGTATGGTCTAGCTTGGCACTGCATTGTAGGAACCAGCTTTGGCTCATACGTCACACATTCCTCGGGAGGCTTCTTGTATTTTTCAATTGACAAGGTTTACATCCTTCTCTTCAGGACTACTGTTGAACCTTTAGACCATTGA
- the LOC108995504 gene encoding F-box protein SKIP28, which yields MEISQVIEDREPEAMEKLIQKAKDPLPSNSCIIPQEEYTIQEIKPGPPHEALFLVLAYLPLFELLAMGEVCMSLRDAVHKDVLPWLNIIVERPLNLRLTDEILKNIASKAIGRLKTLALMNCVKITDDGLQSVIDRNHGINKLYIPTCTGLTSGGVIRAVKTLSEHNHSLKSLRINGIYNIEKEELEILRSYLQMNLSQQMQQPMLFHHRNLSMFSNKSEPLIDVDICPKCKDVRMVYDCPREACKRKNKKLMHPTAGCKGCNLCIPRCEECGGCLESEEIEETACGDSLCSECWLKLPKCNFCNRPYCNQHTHRQCKHSSSSDFVCDVCHERYVWNFT from the exons ATGGAAATCTCTCAGGTTATTGAGGACAGAGAACCTGAAGCCATGGAGAAGTTAATACAGAAGGCAAAAGATCCTTTGCCGTCTAATTCCTGTATTATTCCCCAGGAGGAGTACACGATACAGGAAATAAAACCAGGGCCTCCCCATGAAGCTCTGTTCCTTGTTTTAGCTTACCTTCCTTTATTTGAACTTCTTGCCATGGGTGAAGTCTGCATGTCACTAAGAGATGCAGTGCACAAGGATGTGTTGCCATGGCTGAATATCATAGTCGAAAGGCCTTTGAACTTGAGATTGACTGATGAAATTCTGAAGAACATCGCTTCAAAAGCGATTGGGAGGCTGAAAACTTTGGCTCTCATGAACTGTGTAAAGATTACGGATGATGGGCTTCAGTCGGTCATAGACAGAAATCATGGTATCAACAAG CTGTACATTCCTACTTGCACCGGCTTAACATCCGGGGGAGTCATTAGGGCGGTGAAGACATTATCCGAACATAATCACAGCTTAAAGAGCCTGAGGATAAATGGCATCTACAACATAGAAAAAGAAGAACTTGAAATACTTCGATCTTATCTTCAAATGAACCTATCTCAGCAGATGCAGCAACCTATGCTATTTCACCACAGGAACTTATCTATGTTTAGCAACAAAAGTGAGCCTCTGATTGACGTGGATATCTGCCCAAAGTGCAAAGATGTAAGAATGGTTTACGACTGTCCAAGAGAGGCGTGCAAGAGGAAGAATAAGAAGCTGATGCATCCAACGGCCGGTTGCAAGGGGTGCAACCTTTGCATTCCGAGGTGTGAAGAGTGTGGCGGATGTTTGGAATCTGAAGAAATAGAAGAGACTGCTTGTGGAGACAGCTTGTGTTCAGAGTGCTGGCTGAAGCTTCCTAAGTGTAATTTCTGTAACAGACCTTACTGCAACCAACATACCCATCGGCAATGCAAGCACTCCAGCTCTTCTGATTTTGTTTGTGATGTTTGTCATGAGAGATATGTATGGAACTTCACTTGA